Proteins found in one Amycolatopsis aidingensis genomic segment:
- a CDS encoding TadE/TadG family type IV pilus assembly protein, translating into MTCPAPSRRQALDRLHTDQDGRVTAFVVIIVTAILLFAGLVLDGGLALAAKIRALGEAQEAARAGAQEIDLAAYRTDGTLRLAPYQASAAARDYLAAAGRTGSVSVAGNTVNVTVTVSQSTQLLGLVGIDSITVTGTGQAQPQRGISGAIP; encoded by the coding sequence ATGACCTGCCCAGCACCGTCGCGCCGCCAGGCGCTGGACCGGCTGCACACCGACCAGGACGGCCGGGTCACCGCGTTCGTCGTCATCATCGTCACCGCGATCCTGCTGTTCGCCGGCCTCGTGCTCGACGGTGGCCTCGCTCTCGCCGCCAAGATCCGCGCCCTGGGCGAAGCCCAGGAAGCCGCTCGGGCCGGCGCCCAGGAGATCGACCTGGCGGCCTATCGCACCGACGGCACCCTGCGCCTGGCGCCATACCAGGCCAGCGCCGCCGCACGTGACTACCTTGCCGCCGCGGGCCGCACCGGCAGCGTGTCCGTAGCCGGCAACACGGTCAACGTGACCGTCACGGTCAGCCAATCAACACAACTGCTCGGGCTTGTCGGCATCGACTCGATCACCGTCACCGGAACCGGACAAGCCCAGCCGCAGCGCGGAATCTCCGGAGCGATCCCGTGA
- a CDS encoding BTAD domain-containing putative transcriptional regulator, translated as MTAHPHHTRRKLTPSTNRHAVRAVANMLRFVGRVLRGLLAAVVLLTLVAGLPWALVHFVGWPLPDHVPSWEEIQATLLNPMSAQFLLDSLAVLCWIVWFFFALDVLRCIVDAVRGITWPQVRPPGPLHGLAAALIGTIVLTLLGNRPPYTAPTPTTAALASNLAPVAVVAPLTPGPAAYTTTQHATVTHQTTTMVIDRAAPAPAGMVQVTEEVRLPHDGIYDSLWRVAERIYGPGGGSRWPELFQLNRGVEQPDGRTLTNPNLVRPGWKIAAYIPAPPDLRPPDTPQQPPVPPPQPPPTTTAPTAPPSTQPAPNITPAPAEADHSGEQTSNQAEPGLDLLTGAFVSLGLAGVITAAVMSARIWRRRRYRIGSGDRADLHRPIAPVVRSLRTAHDDHDADQRSAEDVEFVDLAPAPPRIHITAAGDLEPDDEPTPVPARVGTRGGGELAVNLASTRGLGLAGPGATAAARALLLHLLAEQQPGVGVCVLIPADDLHLVFDSTEVESLPSTVRVVESLDAALNEMEAALLTRTRHAIEETGTPPTATSLVLLGSPAPHAERRLQAVLDNGSTLGLAGILLGQWRPGATVRVRHDGTVGATSPGPGDALAGARLFTLPATDTTELLAVLRDAEGPADLPPLDHPSATGDKEQAALADHRSDVPDVAHPSSVPEQRTVEEMTRLETTRPPEPEHSQQAPSLQLLDAHPESVDTPPATGTPIPAADLVEDDRSPTDVASNPDAVEPVDDPSPHSPEPSDRNEAAKAMPRRSFVLRVLGRIDLVLHHDGDARELGGALTPKHREILAYLALHPQGVRREALNDAIWPDSRPPRPFNSLHNALSLLRRALDNATDGAISDLILNDDGRYHLDTDLVTTDYQRLQYALQTPRSAGGGDKALAPLREAVELYQGDLAEDLTAPWVEPFRESIRRDVLDALGVLIRAHGESDPETMLVLLERTRKLDRYNEGVYRDIIRIQARLGQYDAIPRTLAVLATALDDIGQETSSETRNLAEFLQRRDSTRRSASPDNAAAS; from the coding sequence GTGACCGCACATCCACACCACACTCGCCGGAAACTGACCCCCAGCACGAACCGCCACGCCGTGCGGGCGGTGGCCAACATGCTCCGGTTCGTCGGTCGAGTCCTGCGCGGCCTGCTCGCCGCCGTCGTCCTGCTCACTCTCGTGGCCGGCCTGCCCTGGGCCCTGGTGCACTTCGTCGGCTGGCCCCTGCCCGACCACGTGCCGAGCTGGGAGGAGATCCAAGCAACACTGCTCAACCCGATGAGCGCGCAGTTCCTGCTCGACAGCTTGGCGGTGCTGTGCTGGATCGTCTGGTTCTTCTTCGCCCTCGACGTGCTGCGCTGCATCGTCGACGCGGTGCGCGGGATCACCTGGCCGCAGGTCCGCCCACCTGGCCCGCTCCACGGGCTCGCCGCGGCGTTGATCGGCACCATCGTGCTGACCCTGCTCGGCAACCGGCCCCCATACACCGCGCCTACCCCCACCACTGCCGCGCTGGCCAGCAATCTCGCGCCGGTCGCCGTGGTCGCGCCGCTGACGCCCGGCCCGGCCGCGTACACGACGACCCAGCACGCGACCGTCACGCACCAGACCACCACCATGGTGATCGACCGAGCAGCGCCGGCCCCAGCTGGCATGGTCCAGGTCACCGAGGAAGTCCGGCTCCCGCACGATGGGATCTACGACAGCCTGTGGCGGGTCGCTGAGCGCATCTACGGCCCCGGTGGCGGCAGCCGCTGGCCGGAACTGTTCCAGCTCAACCGCGGCGTCGAGCAGCCCGACGGCCGGACGCTCACCAACCCCAACCTGGTGCGGCCCGGCTGGAAGATCGCCGCCTACATTCCCGCACCACCCGATCTGCGTCCGCCCGACACACCACAGCAGCCGCCGGTCCCACCGCCTCAGCCGCCACCGACAACCACCGCTCCCACCGCGCCACCGTCGACCCAACCCGCGCCCAACATCACACCGGCCCCGGCCGAGGCCGACCATTCCGGTGAGCAGACCAGCAACCAGGCCGAACCGGGGTTGGATCTGCTGACCGGCGCGTTCGTGAGCCTCGGCCTAGCCGGAGTGATCACCGCGGCCGTGATGTCGGCCCGGATATGGCGGCGCCGCCGCTACCGCATCGGCAGCGGTGACCGCGCCGACCTGCACCGCCCGATCGCCCCGGTGGTCCGCTCCCTGCGCACCGCACACGACGACCACGACGCCGACCAACGCTCTGCCGAGGACGTGGAGTTCGTCGACCTCGCGCCCGCGCCGCCGCGGATCCACATCACCGCGGCCGGCGACCTCGAGCCCGACGACGAACCGACGCCCGTTCCAGCGCGAGTCGGCACACGCGGTGGCGGCGAACTCGCCGTGAACCTCGCCAGCACCCGAGGACTCGGCCTGGCCGGTCCCGGAGCCACGGCCGCCGCCCGCGCACTCCTGCTCCACCTGCTCGCCGAACAACAGCCAGGGGTCGGCGTGTGCGTGCTCATCCCCGCCGACGACCTGCACCTCGTCTTCGACAGCACCGAGGTCGAGAGCCTGCCCTCCACCGTCCGAGTGGTCGAATCCCTCGACGCCGCCCTCAACGAGATGGAGGCGGCGTTGCTCACCCGCACCCGCCACGCCATCGAGGAGACCGGGACCCCGCCGACCGCCACCTCACTCGTGCTGCTCGGCAGCCCGGCGCCGCATGCCGAACGGCGACTGCAGGCCGTGCTCGACAACGGCTCCACCCTGGGACTGGCCGGCATCCTGCTCGGCCAGTGGCGACCCGGCGCGACCGTCCGCGTCCGACACGACGGCACCGTCGGCGCCACCAGCCCCGGCCCCGGCGATGCCCTCGCCGGCGCGCGCCTGTTCACCCTGCCCGCCACCGACACCACCGAGTTGCTCGCCGTGCTCCGCGACGCCGAAGGCCCCGCCGACCTCCCGCCGCTCGACCACCCGAGCGCTACCGGTGACAAGGAGCAAGCAGCTCTCGCGGACCACCGCTCGGACGTTCCCGACGTTGCGCACCCCTCGTCCGTACCCGAGCAACGCACGGTCGAGGAGATGACGCGACTCGAAACGACCCGACCGCCGGAACCGGAGCACAGCCAGCAGGCCCCGAGCCTGCAACTGCTCGACGCCCACCCCGAATCGGTCGACACCCCGCCCGCGACCGGGACACCGATCCCGGCGGCCGACCTAGTCGAGGACGACAGGTCACCTACGGACGTGGCCTCGAACCCGGACGCTGTCGAGCCGGTTGACGACCCGTCACCGCATTCCCCGGAGCCGTCGGATCGCAACGAAGCCGCCAAGGCCATGCCTCGGCGATCATTTGTCCTGCGTGTGCTGGGGCGTATCGACCTGGTGCTGCATCACGATGGCGATGCGCGGGAACTCGGTGGCGCACTGACACCGAAGCACCGCGAGATACTCGCCTACCTCGCGCTGCATCCCCAGGGTGTGCGCCGCGAGGCCCTCAACGACGCCATCTGGCCCGACAGCCGGCCCCCGCGCCCGTTCAACAGCCTGCACAACGCGCTTTCGCTGCTGCGCCGCGCCCTGGACAACGCCACCGACGGTGCCATCAGCGACCTGATCCTCAACGACGACGGCCGCTACCACCTCGACACCGACCTGGTCACCACGGACTACCAGCGGCTCCAGTACGCCCTGCAGACGCCACGCTCAGCCGGTGGCGGTGACAAAGCCCTGGCCCCGCTGCGCGAGGCCGTCGAGCTCTACCAGGGCGACCTCGCCGAGGACCTCACCGCGCCGTGGGTCGAACCGTTCCGCGAGTCCATCCGCCGCGACGTCCTCGACGCCCTCGGCGTGCTGATCCGCGCCCACGGTGAGAGCGACCCGGAAACCATGCTCGTGCTGCTGGAACGCACCCGGAAGCTCGACCGGTACAACGAAGGCGTCTACCGCGACATCATCCGCATCCAGGCCCGCCTGGGCCAGTACGACGCCATCCCACGCACCCTCGCGGTGCTCGCCACCGCCCTGGATGACATCGGTCAGGAAACCAGCAGCGAGACCCGCAACCTCGCAGAGTTCCTCCAACGGCGCGACAGCACGCGGCGGTCCGCATCACCAGACAACGCCGCGGCCAGCTAA
- a CDS encoding winged helix-turn-helix transcriptional regulator — protein sequence MVTGDVRYLERARDLRHLLDGDWISHILVVLSAGPLHYNDLHAAIQAATTFDPWTGSDHPIQGRSLGRTLRRLETAGLVLRHVEAVFPRSVVYSLTPAAEDLLIRARPLIDWAEEHLDLIERLQKAQAAKKRRRRQPHGESESPVDDSSTRTHGPG from the coding sequence ATGGTAACGGGGGACGTTAGGTACCTGGAGCGGGCGAGGGATCTCCGACACCTGCTGGACGGGGATTGGATTTCGCATATTCTGGTGGTGTTGAGCGCGGGGCCGTTGCATTACAACGATCTGCACGCCGCCATCCAGGCGGCGACTACGTTTGATCCATGGACAGGCTCGGACCATCCGATTCAGGGCAGGTCCTTGGGGCGGACGTTACGGCGTCTGGAGACGGCGGGGCTGGTCCTGCGACACGTGGAGGCGGTGTTTCCACGATCGGTGGTGTACTCGCTCACGCCCGCGGCCGAGGACCTGCTGATCAGGGCACGCCCGCTCATCGACTGGGCGGAAGAACACCTCGATCTGATCGAGCGCCTGCAGAAGGCGCAAGCCGCGAAGAAGCGCCGCCGACGCCAACCGCACGGCGAGAGCGAGTCTCCAGTTGACGACTCGTCGACTAGAACCCACGGGCCCGGTTAG
- a CDS encoding helix-turn-helix domain-containing protein, with the protein MGEDGQGMFEVPTGGTGRFEPARLTQARVRLGVSKTDLAAEVGVSAAAIGQYEAGVNSPRPEVLDRLATSLKVRPGFFGVGRPLARIDTLNAHFRSLRSARVSDRQKALATAALVWELTFALERYVKLPDADLPVLAAGATPSEAAATLRAHWGLPDGPVKHLVATAESRGIVVAVRPLREIEAVDAFSAVIVDRPIIITTPRRSENVFRHRFSTAHEIGHLLLHRDPTAHSAAVEKEADEFAAAFLTPAAAMDAVLPQRLDLAALDRLGRTWGVSPKSLVRRMVERGRTTESSARRAYQRLAMIDDPRADPTSAYLGETPSLLKKAAELASDHGVGVSALAEVLKLSAAEVRDLLGDADQRPVLRLVGGGD; encoded by the coding sequence ATGGGTGAAGACGGCCAAGGCATGTTCGAGGTCCCGACCGGCGGGACGGGTCGATTCGAGCCGGCACGGCTGACCCAGGCCCGGGTCCGCCTCGGTGTGAGCAAAACCGACCTGGCTGCAGAGGTCGGTGTCTCTGCGGCAGCGATCGGCCAGTACGAGGCCGGCGTGAACTCGCCGCGGCCCGAGGTGCTCGATCGGCTGGCGACCTCTTTGAAAGTCCGCCCGGGGTTCTTCGGCGTTGGCCGCCCGCTCGCGCGCATCGACACCCTGAACGCACACTTCCGCAGCCTGAGGTCAGCCCGCGTCAGCGACCGCCAGAAGGCGTTGGCCACTGCGGCGCTTGTGTGGGAGCTGACCTTCGCGCTAGAGCGGTACGTCAAGCTGCCCGACGCGGATCTCCCGGTCCTCGCCGCGGGCGCGACGCCCTCCGAGGCTGCCGCGACGCTCCGCGCGCACTGGGGGTTGCCGGACGGTCCGGTGAAGCACTTGGTCGCCACGGCCGAGTCCCGCGGCATCGTCGTCGCCGTACGGCCGTTGCGCGAGATCGAAGCTGTCGACGCGTTCTCCGCTGTCATCGTCGACAGGCCGATTATTATCACCACGCCCCGCCGAAGCGAGAATGTCTTCAGGCACAGGTTTTCGACCGCGCACGAGATCGGCCACCTCCTACTGCATCGCGACCCCACCGCCCACAGCGCTGCGGTTGAGAAGGAGGCCGACGAGTTCGCAGCCGCATTTCTGACGCCGGCAGCTGCCATGGACGCGGTGCTGCCGCAGCGGCTGGACCTGGCGGCTCTGGACCGGCTCGGGCGGACATGGGGCGTCTCGCCGAAGTCGCTCGTCCGCCGGATGGTCGAGCGCGGGCGCACCACCGAGTCGTCGGCGCGGCGGGCCTACCAGCGCCTGGCCATGATCGACGACCCTCGGGCCGACCCGACGAGCGCGTACCTGGGGGAGACGCCGTCGCTCCTGAAGAAGGCTGCGGAGCTGGCAAGCGACCACGGTGTGGGGGTTTCTGCACTCGCTGAGGTGCTGAAGCTCAGCGCCGCGGAAGTCCGTGACCTGCTTGGTGATGCCGACCAGCGCCCAGTCCTGCGCCTGGTCGGTGGCGGGGATTGA
- a CDS encoding ATP-dependent DNA helicase yields MASVQQQVQSVDGVICQNIASLGDDRGFLSQNLLSQLRNMIEGLMVWAYLDDPSAEFHYDQVGPALVEAKAKAKFRLLSRFHNLLQASVSHYTLDGDPSERLMLKYYEYLLRTRDLALKQFGIRILGNLELFPADLDPSLREYHEKIAERIEAARTTQTERRRGRYYIHSSRPFFSGGRIYYEVTFSVAHNWTSKFDRTIAFTDIDMTDRYAAYLDLSSESITVLGRTMPILVILSWEVSIRPCEFDNYARFFGLPKGVQSSHAEYRNLMQYLTETRSSLLDLVDMTDASYNQIRSWALGDSRRTALIFPALDQARALIRSSRPGSRVLRYLMLQMRNQWIKAQYEPTPNRWLSGLRLTSRSSPFDTMPFCTAPRGHVPRFADLAESLDATGREHELLARRVRNNVEQHGAIYTPAAECEDLGAVDTLIQKHNQLLPPTDQHAPRKLTHANGHVFIVGYEDDTVAIIEKLQAIAGEGIEGHADSVQEWLDANPGEVDDDLKAGALKALFTRSKVALVYGSAGTGKSTMVDHIANYFSGERKLFLAHTNPAVDNLRRRVHAPNSDFSTITSHINTSESTGSSYDVVVIDECSFVDNANLLKVLNSTTFELLVLVGDVYQIESIQFGNWFNLARSYVPKESVFELTKPWRTEDGALLALWDRVRNLDDRIEESLSKNGYSKTLGDALFLRESDDEIVLCLNYDGLYGINNVNRFLQASNPSPAATWGEATYKVGDPVLFNETERFRPVIFNNLKGRVTGIDRVPGRITFDVDLEREVTEGDLFGTDLRWVEGSVVQFDVFERLNSDADDDDVNTLVPFQIAYAVSIHKAQGLEYDSVKVVMTDANEERISHSIFYTAITRARRRLGVFWTPETQQRILSRLAVHERTKDENLLKARRGVIPVESRPRRQKERLRP; encoded by the coding sequence ATGGCGTCGGTTCAGCAGCAGGTGCAGAGCGTTGACGGGGTCATCTGCCAGAACATCGCCAGTCTCGGTGACGATCGCGGTTTTCTGTCGCAGAACCTTCTCTCTCAGCTCCGGAACATGATCGAGGGGCTCATGGTCTGGGCGTACCTCGACGACCCCTCTGCTGAGTTCCACTACGACCAGGTGGGGCCTGCGCTGGTCGAGGCCAAAGCGAAGGCGAAGTTCCGCTTGCTGAGCAGGTTCCACAACCTGCTCCAGGCCAGTGTCTCGCACTACACGCTGGACGGCGACCCGTCCGAGCGGCTGATGCTCAAGTACTACGAGTACCTGCTTCGCACCCGCGACCTCGCGCTGAAGCAGTTCGGCATCAGGATTCTCGGCAATCTCGAGCTGTTCCCCGCAGACCTCGATCCGTCGCTCCGGGAGTACCACGAGAAGATCGCGGAGCGCATCGAGGCAGCCCGCACGACGCAGACCGAGCGCCGTCGCGGGCGCTACTACATCCATAGTTCGCGGCCCTTCTTCTCCGGCGGGCGGATCTACTACGAGGTCACCTTCTCGGTGGCCCACAACTGGACGAGTAAGTTCGACCGCACGATCGCGTTCACCGACATCGACATGACCGACAGGTACGCGGCCTACCTGGACCTGTCGAGCGAATCGATCACGGTGCTGGGGCGGACCATGCCGATCTTGGTCATCCTTTCGTGGGAAGTCTCGATACGTCCCTGCGAATTTGACAACTACGCGCGGTTCTTCGGACTGCCGAAGGGGGTTCAGTCGAGCCACGCCGAGTACCGCAACCTGATGCAGTACCTGACGGAGACCCGGTCCAGCCTGCTCGACCTCGTCGACATGACCGACGCGAGCTACAACCAGATCCGCAGCTGGGCTCTCGGTGACTCGCGGCGGACCGCGCTGATCTTCCCTGCGCTCGACCAGGCCCGGGCGCTCATCCGCTCGAGCCGGCCGGGGTCCCGCGTGCTGCGATACCTGATGCTCCAGATGCGCAATCAGTGGATCAAGGCCCAGTACGAGCCCACGCCGAACAGGTGGCTGTCAGGGCTCCGGCTCACGTCGCGGAGCAGCCCCTTCGACACGATGCCGTTCTGCACCGCTCCCCGCGGTCACGTCCCGCGCTTCGCGGATCTTGCAGAGAGCCTTGATGCAACCGGCCGCGAGCACGAGCTGCTGGCGCGCCGCGTGAGGAACAACGTCGAGCAGCACGGCGCGATCTACACACCGGCTGCGGAGTGCGAAGACCTCGGCGCCGTCGACACGCTGATCCAGAAGCACAACCAGCTGCTCCCGCCGACCGACCAGCACGCGCCGCGGAAGCTCACCCACGCCAACGGGCACGTCTTCATCGTCGGGTACGAGGACGACACCGTCGCGATCATCGAGAAGCTGCAGGCGATCGCGGGCGAGGGCATCGAAGGGCACGCCGACAGCGTCCAGGAGTGGCTGGACGCGAACCCGGGCGAGGTCGACGACGACCTGAAGGCCGGGGCACTGAAGGCGCTGTTCACGCGTTCGAAGGTCGCGCTCGTCTACGGGTCGGCCGGGACCGGGAAGTCCACCATGGTGGATCACATCGCCAACTACTTCTCGGGCGAGCGGAAGCTCTTCCTCGCGCACACCAACCCGGCTGTCGACAACCTCAGGCGGCGGGTGCATGCACCGAATTCCGACTTCAGCACGATCACCAGTCACATCAACACGAGCGAGTCAACAGGCTCGAGCTACGACGTTGTTGTGATCGACGAGTGCAGCTTCGTGGACAACGCGAACCTGCTGAAGGTACTCAACAGCACCACGTTCGAGCTGCTGGTGCTCGTCGGTGACGTCTACCAGATCGAGTCGATCCAGTTCGGCAACTGGTTCAACCTCGCCCGCTCATACGTCCCCAAGGAGTCAGTCTTCGAGCTGACCAAGCCCTGGCGGACGGAAGACGGAGCACTACTCGCCTTATGGGACCGGGTGCGGAACCTGGACGACCGGATCGAGGAGTCGCTCTCCAAAAACGGCTACTCGAAAACGCTGGGCGATGCGCTCTTCCTGCGCGAGAGCGACGACGAGATCGTGCTGTGCCTGAACTACGACGGGCTCTACGGCATCAACAACGTCAACCGGTTCCTGCAGGCGAGCAACCCGAGCCCTGCCGCGACCTGGGGCGAGGCGACCTACAAGGTCGGTGACCCGGTGCTGTTCAACGAGACCGAGCGCTTCCGGCCGGTCATCTTCAACAACCTGAAAGGCAGGGTCACCGGCATCGACCGCGTGCCCGGTCGCATCACGTTCGACGTCGACCTCGAACGTGAGGTCACCGAGGGCGATCTGTTCGGTACCGACCTGCGGTGGGTCGAGGGCTCGGTAGTCCAGTTCGATGTCTTCGAGCGCCTGAACTCGGACGCCGATGACGACGACGTCAACACGCTGGTGCCCTTCCAGATCGCCTACGCCGTGTCGATTCACAAGGCACAGGGCTTGGAATACGATTCGGTCAAGGTGGTCATGACGGACGCCAACGAGGAGCGGATCTCCCACAGCATCTTCTATACGGCGATCACGCGGGCCAGGCGTCGGCTTGGTGTCTTCTGGACGCCGGAGACGCAGCAGCGGATCCTGAGCCGGCTGGCGGTGCACGAGAGGACGAAGGACGAGAACTTGCTGAAGGCGCGCCGGGGTGTCATTCCTGTTGAGTCCCGGCCGAGGCGGCAGAAGGAGCGTCTCCGGCCGTAG